A stretch of Brassica rapa cultivar Chiifu-401-42 chromosome A08, CAAS_Brap_v3.01, whole genome shotgun sequence DNA encodes these proteins:
- the LOC103832546 gene encoding DNA-dependent metalloprotease WSS1 isoform X2, which translates to MNLGELNKVWEIKALKKKPKEEEARKILEKVANQVQPIMTRRKWRVKLLSEFCPTNPRLLGVNVNRGVHVKLRLRRVNHDGDFLSYHEILDTMLHELCHNAHGPHNASFYKLWDELRKECEELMSKGITGTGQGFDVPGKRLGGFSRQPPLSSLRVTAAKAAEKRVRAGNLLPSGPQRLGGDSSIMSDLTPIQAAAMAAERRLLDDIWCGSQSAEALEDQENYSDACAEPVVSVRSAKRSSSCSNATSSSCPPSSWGSDVIDLTEEEASESSRCSKRSCNPAGDQGPSSSPSTSCNENQGREESAMWECAECTLLNPLLAPICELCTAAKPKEREMKNKVWSCKFCTLENEVNLEKCEACGQWRYSYGQPLSTRAPNVGT; encoded by the exons ATGAATTTGGGGGAATTGAACAAGGTGTGGGAGATAAAGGCGTTGAAGAAGAAACCGAAGGAAGAAGAAGCGAGGAAGATTCTGGAGAAAGTGGCGAATCAGGTTCAGCCCATTATGACTCGACGCAAATGGCGTGTCAAGCTTCTCTCCGAATtctg CCCAACGAATCCAAGGCTTTTGGGAGTGAATGTTAATAGAGGCGTTCATGTCAAATTGAGGCTTCGGAGGGTAAACCACGATGGAGATTTCTTATCCTATCACGAGATCCTTGACACTATGCTCCACGAGCTTTGCCACAATGCTCATGGTCCTCACAATGCTAGTTTTTATAAGCTTTGGGATGAACTTCGAAAG GAATGTGAGGAGTTGATGTCAAAGGGTATCACAGGGACAGGCCAGGGCTTTGATGTTCCTGGCAAGCGCTTGGGTGGCTTTTCTCGTCAGCCTCCCCTCTCTTCTCTTCGCGTAACAGCAGCTAAAGCAGCTGAAAAGAGAGTGCGTGCGGGTAATTTGTTACCCTCAGGACCTCAACGCCTTGGTGGTGATAGCAGCATTATGTCAGATCTTACCCCAATCCAGGCTGCTGCAATGGCTGCTGAAAGGCGTTTACTTGATGACATCTGGTGTGGTTCCCAGTCCGCAGAGGCTTTAGAAGACCAAGAGAATTATAGTGACGCATGTGCGGAACCTGTTGTTTCGGTAAGGTCAGCAAAAAGAAGCAGTAGCTGCTCAAATGCTACCAGTTCATCATGCCCTCCATCTTCCTGGGGATCAGATGTCATTGATTTaacagaggaagaagcttcTGAAAGTAGTAGATGTAGTAAAAGAAGTTGCAACCCAGCTGGTGATCAAGGTCCTTCGT CTTCACCATCCACCAGTTGCAATGAAAACCAAGGCAGAGAAGAAAGTGCAATGTGGGAGTGTGCAGAATGCACCTTATTGAACCCG TTGTTGGCTCCAATATGCGAGCTATGCACTGCGGCAAAGCCAAAGGAAAGAGAAATGAAGAACAAAGTATGGTCTTGCAAGTTCTGCACTCTTGAAAACGAGGTGAATCTGGAGAAATGCGAGGCTTGTGGTCAGTGGAGATACTCGTATGGACAACCATTGTCGACTCGTGCTCCTAATGTCGGCACTTGA
- the LOC103832546 gene encoding uncharacterized protein LOC103832546 isoform X1 yields MNLGELNKVWEIKALKKKPKEEEARKILEKVANQVQPIMTRRKWRVKLLSEFCPTNPRLLGVNVNRGVHVKLRLRRVNHDGDFLSYHEILDTMLHELCHNAHGPHNASFYKLWDELRKECEELMSKGITGTGQGFDVPGKRLGGFSRQPPLSSLRVTAAKAAEKRVRAGNLLPSGPQRLGGDSSIMSDLTPIQAAAMAAERRLLDDIWCGSQSAEALEDQENYSDACAEPVVSVRSAKRSSSCSNATSSSCPPSSWGSDVIDLTEEEASESSRCSKRSCNPAGDQGPSSSSKDEPISGVMKSSETSPSTSCNENQGREESAMWECAECTLLNPLLAPICELCTAAKPKEREMKNKVWSCKFCTLENEVNLEKCEACGQWRYSYGQPLSTRAPNVGT; encoded by the exons ATGAATTTGGGGGAATTGAACAAGGTGTGGGAGATAAAGGCGTTGAAGAAGAAACCGAAGGAAGAAGAAGCGAGGAAGATTCTGGAGAAAGTGGCGAATCAGGTTCAGCCCATTATGACTCGACGCAAATGGCGTGTCAAGCTTCTCTCCGAATtctg CCCAACGAATCCAAGGCTTTTGGGAGTGAATGTTAATAGAGGCGTTCATGTCAAATTGAGGCTTCGGAGGGTAAACCACGATGGAGATTTCTTATCCTATCACGAGATCCTTGACACTATGCTCCACGAGCTTTGCCACAATGCTCATGGTCCTCACAATGCTAGTTTTTATAAGCTTTGGGATGAACTTCGAAAG GAATGTGAGGAGTTGATGTCAAAGGGTATCACAGGGACAGGCCAGGGCTTTGATGTTCCTGGCAAGCGCTTGGGTGGCTTTTCTCGTCAGCCTCCCCTCTCTTCTCTTCGCGTAACAGCAGCTAAAGCAGCTGAAAAGAGAGTGCGTGCGGGTAATTTGTTACCCTCAGGACCTCAACGCCTTGGTGGTGATAGCAGCATTATGTCAGATCTTACCCCAATCCAGGCTGCTGCAATGGCTGCTGAAAGGCGTTTACTTGATGACATCTGGTGTGGTTCCCAGTCCGCAGAGGCTTTAGAAGACCAAGAGAATTATAGTGACGCATGTGCGGAACCTGTTGTTTCGGTAAGGTCAGCAAAAAGAAGCAGTAGCTGCTCAAATGCTACCAGTTCATCATGCCCTCCATCTTCCTGGGGATCAGATGTCATTGATTTaacagaggaagaagcttcTGAAAGTAGTAGATGTAGTAAAAGAAGTTGCAACCCAGCTGGTGATCAAGGTCCTTCGTCTTCCTCCAAAGATGAACCAATATCTGGTGTTATGAAATCATCAGAAACTTCACCATCCACCAGTTGCAATGAAAACCAAGGCAGAGAAGAAAGTGCAATGTGGGAGTGTGCAGAATGCACCTTATTGAACCCG TTGTTGGCTCCAATATGCGAGCTATGCACTGCGGCAAAGCCAAAGGAAAGAGAAATGAAGAACAAAGTATGGTCTTGCAAGTTCTGCACTCTTGAAAACGAGGTGAATCTGGAGAAATGCGAGGCTTGTGGTCAGTGGAGATACTCGTATGGACAACCATTGTCGACTCGTGCTCCTAATGTCGGCACTTGA
- the LOC103832716 gene encoding F-box/LRR-repeat protein At1g48400-like produces MMIINKSFAGTLVKSGEAMAPKKVETGGRDLISSLPDELLSEILSLLPTQTAGSQRDSPIHKFSLEWKSEKAQHLIYPLIYNALQREVLELHLISPKRQFVPSELFFSKTLVKLTLALGCFARETTTFSVLFPALKSLSLFSVMFAASSEMYGVLLASPLLEEIHIFYDGPYSSFWIKQVWGSSIKRITIFYRSCDLDDSCFIFKTPSLVFLDYSSYVAQDYLVQFDDSLVEARLDIRLWKYYDHVLPLPISLHRTRLSCSV; encoded by the exons ATGATGATCATAAATAAGAGCTTTGCAGGTACACTTGTAAAATCTGGAGAGGCTATGGCTCCCAAAAAGGTTGAAACTGGTGGTAGAGATTTAATCAGTAGCTTACCAGATGAACTTCTGAGTGAGATCCTATCTTTGCTTCCAACTCAAACTGCTGGTTCACAAC GTGATTCTCCCATTCACAAATTCTCTTTGGAATGGAAATCTGAGAAAGCTCAGCATCTTATCTACCCTCTGATCTACAATGCCCTACAACGTGAAGTCTTGGAGCTACATTTGATATCACCAAAACGTCAGTTCGTACCGTCTGAGTTGTTCTTTAGCAAGACACTGGTTAAGCTCACTCTAGCACTTGGATGTTTTGCCCGAGAAACGACAACGTTCAGTGTGCTTTTCCCTGCGCTtaaatctctttctctcttttcagTCATGTTTGCTGCATCTTCTGAAATGTATGGTGTCCTCCTCGCTAGCCCTTTGCTTGAGGAAATTCACATTTTCTATGATGGACCTTATAGCTCGTTTTGGATCAAACAGGTTTGGGGTTCATCCATCAAGAGGATAACCATTTTCTACCGTTCTTGTGATCTAGATGATTCATGTTTTATCTTTAAGACCCCCAGTCTTGTGTTCCTTGACTACTCTAGTTACGTCGCACAGGATTATCTTGTTCAGTTTGATGATTCTCTTGTCGAAGCTAGATTGGATATTCGGTTGTGGAAGTATTATGATCATGTCCTACCATTACCTATCTCATTACATCGCACAAGATTATCTTGTTCAGTTTGA
- the LOC103832550 gene encoding zinc transporter 11 yields the protein MSRPLVFFFFFLFLVLVVPCLSHGGGGDHDDDEAPPAKSTDLKSKSLITVKIACLVIIFVLTFISGVSPYFLKWSQAFLVLGTQFAGGVFLATALMHFLSDADETFTDLLTAEGESEPSPAYPFAYMLACAGYMLTMLADSVIAHVYSKTPSKDVELQGEEKPNQGSGIGDSILLIVALCFHSVFEGIAIGISETKADAWRALWTITLHKVFAAIAMGIALLRMIPDRPLFSSIMYSFAFAISSPIGVAIGIVIDATTQGRVADWIFAVSMSLACGVFVYVSVNHLLAKGYLPNKKVNVDEPRFKFLAVLSGVVVIAIVMIWDT from the exons ATGTCTCGTcctcttgtcttcttcttcttcttcctctttcttgTCTTGGTCGTCCCTTGTCTCTCCCATGGAGGTGGAGGAGACCATGACGACGATGAGGCTCCACCCGCCAAGAGTACCGATCTCAAGTCAAAATCCTTAATCACAGTCAAAATCGCATGTCTTGTCATCATCTTTGTGCTCACGTTCATCAGCGGCGTGTCTCCCTACTTCTTGAAATGGAGCCAAGCGTTTTTGGTCCTGGGAACACAGTTCGCGGGAGGAGTGTTTCTCGCGACGGCCCTGATGCATTTCTTGTCAGATGCAGACGAGACGTTTACGGATTTGCTGACGGCGGAAGGAGAGTCGGAGCCGTCTCCTGCTTACCCATTCGCTTATATGTTGGCTTGTGCTGGTTATATGCTGACCATGCTCGCTGATTCCGTCATCGCTCATGTCTACTCCAAGACCCCATCCAAAGACGTGGAGCTTCAAG GAGAAGAGAAACCGAATCAAGGTTCAGGGATAGGAGATAGCATTCTGCTGATCGTAGCTCTCTGTTTCCACTCTGTTTTCGAAGGCATAGCCATTGGGATCTCAGAGACCAAAGCAGATGCGTGGAGAGCTCTATGGACAATAACACTCCACAAGGTATTCGCAGCTATAGCCATGGGAATAGCTCTTCTCCGTATGATCCCTGACCGTCCTCTCTTCTCCTCCATCATGTATTCTTTCGCGTTCGCCATCTCGAGCCCGATAGGTGTTGCGATCGGAATAGTGATAGACGCAACGACGCAAGGGAGGGTGGCTGATTGGATATTCGCAGTGTCTATGAGCTTGGCGTGTGGGGTGTTCGTGTACGTGTCAGTGAATCATTTGTTGGCGAAAGGGTATCTTCCCAACAAAAAGGTTAACGTGGATGAGCCTAGGTTTAAGTTTTTGGCTGTTTTGTCTGGAGTTGTTGTCATCGCCATTGTTATGATATGGGACACTTGA
- the LOC103832551 gene encoding mitochondrial import inner membrane translocase subunit TIM50: protein MASSIAVRSRLVPSLLKLRSRNPRRALFSTEASSSSKVSSSSQQQSIFSDFPPPNHLPPPPPEAAAEALGKERKGLKYLSNGLIWAFTGATAAIGYTSYAYTLDEVNEKTKSFRESAMKPPPPALDSSSAIDKYQAMLYSAAIKVPARAIEMYLELREQVEEHVKGFTEPLSEKLLPDLHPSEQNVVYTLVLDLNETLLYTDWKRERGWRTFKRPGVDAFLEHLGKFYEIVVYSDQMDMYVYPVCEKLDPNGYIRYKLARGATKYENGKHYRDLSKLNRDPKRILYVSGNAFDTSLQPENCVPIKPYKLESDDTALVDLIPFLEYVARNGPADIRPVLASYERKDVAKEFLERSIEYQKRMQGQRQGRLWRR from the exons ATGGCTTCGTCTATTGCTGTTCGATCTCGCCTTGTGCCGAGTTTACTCAAGCTTCGATCTCGCAACCCAAGGAGGGCGTTGTTCTCTACGgaagcttcttcttcatcgaAGGTCTCCTCCTCTAGCCAGCAGCAGTCCATCTTTTCTGATTTTCCACCGCCAAatcaccttcctcctcctcctcctgaaGCCGCCGCGGAGGCTCTAGGGAAGGAGCGGAAAGGTCTAAAGTACCTAAGTAACGGACTCATCTGGGCATTCACTGGTGCCACCGCTGCAATTGGTTACACCAGCTATG CTTACACATTAGATGAAGTGAATGAAAAGACTAAGTCTTTCCGTGAATCAGCTATGAAGCCACCACCTCCTGCTCTTGATTCTTCCTCCGCCATTGAT AAATATCAGGCAATGTTGTACTCTGCTGCCATCAAAG TGCCTGCCAGAGCCATTGAAATGTATTTGGAGCTTAGGGAACAAGTCGAGGAACATGTTAAA GGCTTTACAGAACCTCTCTCGGAAAAGCTTCTTCCTGATTTGCATCCCTCCGAACAGAATGTAGTCTACACTCTCGTTCTTGATTTGAATGAGACCCTTCTTTACACTGACTGGAAG CGAGAAAGAGGGTGGAGGACGTTCAAAAGACCAGGTGTGGATGCATTCTTGGAGCACCTTGGCAAATTCTATGAGATTGTCGTCTATTCTGACCAGATGGATATG TATGTATATCCGGTATGTGAGAAGTTAGACCCGAATGGCTACATACGTTATAAGCTAGCAAGAGGCGCTACCAAATATGAGAATGGAAAGCACTACAGG GATCTGTCGAAGCTGAACAGAGACCCGAAGAGGATTCTGTATGTAAGCGGGAATGCTTTTGATACAAGCCTTCAGCCAGAGAATTGTGTGCCAATCAAGCCTTACAAACTCGAATCTGATGACACTGCGCTTGTTGATCTTATACCCTTCCTCGAAT ATGTTGCACGTAACGGTCCAGCTGATATCAGACCGGTTCTAGCCTCTTACGAGAGAAAAGATGTTGCCAAAGAGTTCCTTGAGAGGTCCATCGAGTATCAAAA GCGAATGCAAGGACAAAGACAAGGCCGACTCTGGAGGCGTTAG
- the LOC103832552 gene encoding uncharacterized protein LOC103832552, translating into MGEFEGWNRWVEPAFLLWKPEDPDYERPVYDPEKAKFTAQEELDRMREEVNQSDGFDIDFDYYRCVFNYHRAYLDDVEFGEFGNEPETTGDFLTRLAQKSLEDNNAKEKRQFEFVRVVKSNFHFSAGLMFLITFEVIDPYDGKIKPFQARVRYLNDTFTEYIFCRPKPNIGVKYYGNAKTNVAKKQRLESELLYATSMVSSE; encoded by the exons ATGGGCGAATTCGAAG GGTGGAATCGGTGGGTGGAACCTGCGTTTTTACTGTGGAAACCTGAGGATCCAGACTATGAGAGACCTGTGTACGATCCTGAAAAGGCTAAGTTTACGGCTCAGGAAGAACTTGACAGGATGCGCGAAGAAGTCAATCAAAGCGAT GGTTTTGATATCGATTTCGATTACTACCGCTGCGTTTTCAACTACCATCGTGCCTATCTCGATGATGTTGAATTTGGTGAGTTCGGGAACGAGCCGGAAACCACTGGGGATTTTCTCACCAGACTCGCTCAGAAATCTCTTGAGGACAACAATGCAAAGGAGAAGAGACAATTCGAGTTTGTCAGGGTTGTTAAATCCAATTTTCACTTCTCTGCGGGGCTTATGTTTCTGATAACATTTGAAGTCATTGATCCTTATGATGGCAAGATCAAGCCCTTCCAAGCAAGGGTACGCTACCTCAACGATACCTTCACTGAGTACATCTTCTGCAGACCTAAACCCAATATTGGAG TAAAATACTATGGGAATGCCAAGACAAATGTCGCCAAGAAACAAAG ATTGGAGTCGGAGCTTTTATATGCTACAAGCATGGTGAGTAGTGAGTAG
- the LOC103832553 gene encoding cathepsin L-like, with the protein MEEMEEEEDDDDEVYSYGGGKGYKANKQKTKKKKEKPTQPQKLVPSDDNFPTDLEEGTTQTELDWLTKRNGALRNVTDQGNRRTCWTIASTRGLSASLVIADRFDPPDANLSALHMLVGLIDKVDTTGGLQNLEHLRSFMINWGAVLEEDCDCPQLALESKKDSSKPKPVLCTNKKKAKQTRTFKVKDLIILKEVDEKELMRLVNLGPVAVTIDVHTAFSTFKGDGIYTGPTNKCRKLDRHMLLVYGYGTDKLTGIHYWRVQNSAGLTWGMNGYGKIVRQISRGTEANKSLFTSVIYPQLLDHYEGQK; encoded by the exons ATGGAAgaaatggaagaagaagaagatgatgatgatgaagtctATTCTTATGGAGGAGGAAAAGGCTATAAAGccaacaaacaaaaaacgaaaaagaaaaaggaaaagccCACCCAACCTCAGAAATTGGTCCCATCCGATGACAATTTTCCAACA gaTCTTGAAGAAGGCACTACACAAACTGAGTTGGATTGGTTAACCAAAAGGAACGGTGCTCTAAGAAACGTGACCGATCAAGGAAATAGAC GTACTTGCTGGACGATTGCTTCAACGAGAGGCTTGTCTGCAAGTCTTGTAATTGCAGACAGATTTGATCCTCCTGATGCCAACTTATCAGCTCTCCATATGCTAGTAGGTTTGATTGACAAAGTAGATACCACCGGTGGACTACAAAACCTTGAGCATCTAAGGAGTTTTATGATCAATTGGGGTGCTGTTTTAGAGGAAGACTGTGACTGTCCTCAGTTAGCCCTAGAATCGAAAAAGGATTCATCTAAACCCAAACCGGTTCTAtgtaccaacaaaaaaaaagccaag CAAACTCGCACGTTTAAGGTTAAAGATCTCATCATTCTAAAGGAGGTCGATGAAAAAGAACTCATGCGCTTGGTCAATTTGGGACCTGTGGCAGTTACTATAGATGTGCACACAGCCTTTAGTACCTTCAAAGGG GATGGTATCTACACGGGACCTACAAATAAGTGTCGCAAACTGGACAGGCACATGTTATTAGTGTACGGATATGGAACTGACAAGTTGACAGGAATCCATTATTGGAGAGTTCAGAATTCAGCAGGACTTACTTGGGGGATGAATGGATATGGAAAAATAGTTAGACAAATCAGCCGTGGTACAGAAGCAAATAAGTCTTTGTTTACTAGCGTTATTTATCCTCAG CTTCTTGATCACTATGAAGGGCAAAAGTAA